TTCGACTTCGCTGCTGCGATCGACCTCAGCGACCCCCACGATTCCCAGCCCTGGATTGGCTTCGACGAACTGAGTCGCTTTCTGCATCCCGTCGACGAACAGCCCCGTCGCCAGAGCGTCCGATTCCGCAGCGACTTTCGCGATCAGAGTCAGCGACAGCAGGTCGCCGCCGGGCCAGCCGGTCCGCGGGTCGATCATGTGACCGAGTCGTTGGCCGCGATAGTGGAAGAACTGTTTCCCCGAGCCGCTTGTCGAAAGCGATTCGTTCTGCAGCCACACGCGGCCGAGCTTGCGTTGCGGGCGGATCGGATGGCTCAGCGCGATCGGCCAGCCCGGCTCGCCCGGCCGCCGGCTGCCGCGGGCCACGATGCTGCTCTGCCCGCCATGGATCAGGAAGTTTTCAACGCCCGAGGTGACCAGCATCGCGACGGCTTGGTCCAGGGCGTACCCTTTGCCGATTGCGCCGAGGTTGATCCGCATCCCCGGTTGTTTAAAGCGGATCGTTTGCTCTTCGGCGTCGAGTTCCAAGTTCTTGTATCCGACGGCCTGCAGCGCCGCGGCAAGTTCGTCGTCGCTCGGCTTGCGGCCGCTGCGGTTGGTGAAGCCCCAGGCGTCGACAAGCGGACCGGCAGTGATGTCGAACGCGCCGGCGGTTGCTTCCGAAATCGCGATCGCTTGCTGGACGATCTTAAACAGATGTGGATCGACACGGACGGGGCCGTCGGCAGCTTCACGGTTCAGCTTGGAGATGTCGCTGTCGGAGCGATAGACCGAAAAGATTCCCTCCAGCGTGCGGATCCATTCAAGGGCTTCCAACGCGATCTCTGGCGCCTCGCGATCGACGTCGGCCGGCATCAGCACCTCAAACTCCGTCGCCATCGCGGGGCGGATGACCGAGATCAGTTCGCCGGGGCGGGCGAGGCTGGGAGAGTTTTCCGAGGGAGAGGCCGCGTTGTTCAAAGGATTTGCCGAAGGTTGTTTGGGGTGGAGGACGATTCCATTTTAGTACGTTTTAGGTGCGGTAGGGATGAGACTGCGGTGAACGGTTGGCCCGGCGGGCTGTCTATTCTTATATAGACTGGCTTTTACTTTGCCGGGTCGCACGCGGGACTCGAATCGGCGATAAAGTAAAGCCTTGCGCGACGGCGGTATTTGCGTAGGAGGGCTCGCGACGGCGTCGCGAGGCCACGGGCGCGCGGCCCGCACTCAACTTGTTAAAAATTTTACAGCTCTTGGATCGATAGGATTGGAATGAATACGGCGCAGCATGATTTGGTTGTCTTGGGTGGTGGTCCCGGTGGTTACGTGGCCGCGATTCGGGCCGCTCAGCTGGGAATGAATGTCGCCTGCATCGACGAAAATGAACGCTACGGCGGGACCTGTCTCCGCGTCGGTTGCATCCCCAGCAAGGCGCTGTTGGAATCGAGCCATCTGTATCACGACGCCAAGACGTCGTTCTCCAATCACGGCCTGAAGATCGGCGACGTCGAGTTGGATCTGCCGACGATGATGAGCCGCAAGGAGAAGGTTGTCGACACGCTGACCGGCGGCATCAACATGCTGCTGAAGAAGAACAAGGTGACGACTTACAACGGCCGCGGTCGCTTCATCAGCTCCGACACGATCGAGATCGAAGGCAAGACGCCCGCTCGCGTCAAAGCGGCCAAGACGATCATCGCCGTCGGATCGCGGCCGATGTCGTTCCCGTCGATCGAAGAGGATGGCGTGCGGATCGGAAACAGCACGATGGCGCTCAGCTTTCCCGAAGTCCCCGAGCGGTTGGTTGTGATCGGCGGCGGCTACATCGGGCTGGAACTGGGGAGCGTTTGGAATCGACTGGGCAGCAAGGTTGTCGTGCTCGAAGCCTTGGATCGCATCCTGACAGGGATCGATAGCGAACTGGCGTCGATCGCCAAGCGGACCTTCACCAAGCAGGGCTTGGAATTCAAGATGTCGACGTTTGTCGAATCGGCCAAGGTTCAAGGCGATCTGTGCGTGATCAAGACCAAGGCGGGCGAGACGATCGAAGCCGATCGCGTGCTGCTGGCGACCGGACGCGTGCCGTCGACCGACAAGATCGGATTGGATGCCGCCGGCGTGGCGACCGACAAACGTGGCTTCCTGGAAGTCGATGCGAACTACCAAACCTCGGTCCCGGGAATCTACGCGCTGGGCGATTGCATCGGCGGTGCGATGTTGGCTCACAAAGCGATGGAAGAGGGAGTCGTCTGCGTCGAGCGGATGACCGGCATGGGCAGCCACTTCAATTACGATGTGATCCCGGCGATCGTCTACACGCATCCCGAAATCGCTGCGGTCGGCAAGACCGAAGAGCAGTTGAAGGAAGCGGGTGTCGAATACAAGAAGGGAATGGCTCCCTACGGTGCCAACGGCCGCGCTCACACGCTGGGCGAGACCGAAGGCCGCGTGAAGGTCTTGGCCGATGCGAAGACCGACCGCGTGTTGGGCGTTCACATCATCGGCGCCCGCGCGGGCGATCTGATCGCTGAAGCCGGGGCGGCGATGGAATTTGGCGCAAGCGCCGAGGATATCGCTCGCTGCTGCCACGCCCACCCAACGCTCTCCGAATCGTTGCACGAAGCGGCGTTGGGCGTCGATGGACGCGCCTTGCACACCTTTTAATTGGTTGGGCGCATGAGCCCGCAACAGGTTCCGTTTGAGGTATCAGCCGGCACGCGCTAGCGTCCGGTTCTCTGTTGTTGCGGCGAATTCGTCGGGCTCGTTTTATTGAATAGGTACAAACGCAGGAATGCCAAATTCCACAACCGAAGCGATCGGCCATCTGGCCAACTACCCTTGGTTGTTGTTGGCTGTGGTGTTGCTGCCGCTGGTGATCGTCGCGTTGGTTCGCAAGACCTATCCCAGTCGGTTGTGGATCGGGCTGTTGATCATCCCGGCGGCGCTCAGTCTGGCGGTGACGTTGACCGACGCATGGGCTTACGCGGTGATCGCTGTCGACGCGGTGATCCTGTTGGTCGGCTTGGTCGATTATCTGATGTTGCCCGGATCGCGCGGCCTGACGGCGGAGCGGCAATTGGTTCGGACCGCGTCGATCGGTGCGCCGACCTCGGTCGATCTGACTGTCATCAATCGCGGCTCGCGATCGCTTCGCGGCAGCGTGCGGGATGATCTTCCCGAGGGTTTTCTCAGCAGTCCGGAACAGCATCCGCTGCTGCTGCCTTCGCGCAGCCAGTTGACGTTTCGGCGGCGGTTGACGCCGCTGCGTCGCGGCGTGGCGGAACTGACGACGGTCTATCTGGAAGTCGTCAGCGGGCTGCGGTTGTGGCGGCGGCATATCGAGCTGCCGTGCGAATCGAAGCTGAACGTCTATCCCGACATGAAGCAGTTGAGCGATTACGCCCTGCTTGCGCGGCAGGATCGACTGAGTCTGATCGGCGTGCGGCAGTCGCGGCGGATCGGCCAGGACAACGATTTCGAGCGGTTGCGAGATTATTCCCGCGACGATAATTATCGGCACATCGATTGGCGGACGACCGCGCGGCGGAACAAGCTGACCGTTCGCCAGTTTCAAACCGACCAATCGCAACGCGTGATCTTCATGCTCGATTGCGGGCGGATGATGACCAACGAGCACGACGGGATGACGCTGTTGGATCACGCGCTGAATTCGTTCCTGATGATGGCTCACGTCGCGTTGGCTCGCGGCGACGCCGTCGGCATGCTCTGCTTCTCCGACCGGATCCACGCCTACATCCCGCCTCGGACCGGCAAGGCGCAGATGAATCGACTGCTGCAGGCCGGCTTCAACCAGTTCCCTCAGCTTTTCGAATCTCGCTTCGATAAGGCGTTTTTGTATCTCTCCAATCACTGCAAGCAGCGATCGCTTGTCGTGATGGCGACCAATGTGATCGACGAGGTGAACGCCGGTCAGGTGACCGATTACCTGTCGAATCTCGTCGGCAAACATCTGCCGCTGGGGATTCTGTTGCGAGATCATCAGTTGTTCGACGCGGCCGATCATCCGTCAAGCGATCCGCAGCGGTTGTATCGTGCGGCGGCGGCGGCGGAGATCCTGTGTTGGCGGAATCAAGTGATTCAGGACATGAAACACTCCGGCGTGCTAGCGATGGATCTGTTTCCCGAACAGATGACCGCTCCGCTGGTGAATCAGTATCTGGAAATCAAAGCCAAGCACCTGCTGTAACGCGGTTCTGGTGGCTCTGCCGATCCGACAACGGCGCGTCACCGTCAATCCCCTGCCCCGACGGGTTGTTTCGGTGGTGACCTTCCCGGCCAGAGGATCGCAAGTAAAATGCTCGTCTAGATCGTTTTCGCCGGACGCGTTCCGGACCCTCCCAGCATTTCAAAAACGCCTCAAAAGGTCACTAAATTGTTACGTTCGCACACATGCGGCCAGCTTCGGTCGCAGGATATTGACACTGAAGTCACACTTTGCGGTTGGGTTGAAAGCACGCGGGACCACGGCGGAGCTGTCTTTATCGATCTCCGCGATCGCTACGGAATCACCCAGGTGGTTGTTGGCCCCGAGTGCGGTCAGGAAGCTGTCGACGCCGCCGGTCGGTTGGCGAATGAATCGGTGATCAAGGTCGTCGGGACCGTCGCGGCGCGA
Above is a genomic segment from Rosistilla ulvae containing:
- the lpdA gene encoding dihydrolipoyl dehydrogenase; translation: MNTAQHDLVVLGGGPGGYVAAIRAAQLGMNVACIDENERYGGTCLRVGCIPSKALLESSHLYHDAKTSFSNHGLKIGDVELDLPTMMSRKEKVVDTLTGGINMLLKKNKVTTYNGRGRFISSDTIEIEGKTPARVKAAKTIIAVGSRPMSFPSIEEDGVRIGNSTMALSFPEVPERLVVIGGGYIGLELGSVWNRLGSKVVVLEALDRILTGIDSELASIAKRTFTKQGLEFKMSTFVESAKVQGDLCVIKTKAGETIEADRVLLATGRVPSTDKIGLDAAGVATDKRGFLEVDANYQTSVPGIYALGDCIGGAMLAHKAMEEGVVCVERMTGMGSHFNYDVIPAIVYTHPEIAAVGKTEEQLKEAGVEYKKGMAPYGANGRAHTLGETEGRVKVLADAKTDRVLGVHIIGARAGDLIAEAGAAMEFGASAEDIARCCHAHPTLSESLHEAALGVDGRALHTF
- a CDS encoding DUF58 domain-containing protein; translation: MPNSTTEAIGHLANYPWLLLAVVLLPLVIVALVRKTYPSRLWIGLLIIPAALSLAVTLTDAWAYAVIAVDAVILLVGLVDYLMLPGSRGLTAERQLVRTASIGAPTSVDLTVINRGSRSLRGSVRDDLPEGFLSSPEQHPLLLPSRSQLTFRRRLTPLRRGVAELTTVYLEVVSGLRLWRRHIELPCESKLNVYPDMKQLSDYALLARQDRLSLIGVRQSRRIGQDNDFERLRDYSRDDNYRHIDWRTTARRNKLTVRQFQTDQSQRVIFMLDCGRMMTNEHDGMTLLDHALNSFLMMAHVALARGDAVGMLCFSDRIHAYIPPRTGKAQMNRLLQAGFNQFPQLFESRFDKAFLYLSNHCKQRSLVVMATNVIDEVNAGQVTDYLSNLVGKHLPLGILLRDHQLFDAADHPSSDPQRLYRAAAAAEILCWRNQVIQDMKHSGVLAMDLFPEQMTAPLVNQYLEIKAKHLL
- a CDS encoding FAD:protein FMN transferase, yielding MNNAASPSENSPSLARPGELISVIRPAMATEFEVLMPADVDREAPEIALEALEWIRTLEGIFSVYRSDSDISKLNREAADGPVRVDPHLFKIVQQAIAISEATAGAFDITAGPLVDAWGFTNRSGRKPSDDELAAALQAVGYKNLELDAEEQTIRFKQPGMRINLGAIGKGYALDQAVAMLVTSGVENFLIHGGQSSIVARGSRRPGEPGWPIALSHPIRPQRKLGRVWLQNESLSTSGSGKQFFHYRGQRLGHMIDPRTGWPGGDLLSLTLIAKVAAESDALATGLFVDGMQKATQFVEANPGLGIVGVAEVDRSSEVEVVAVAIADERWEPFQQSSRDLD